Proteins from a single region of Corylus avellana chromosome ca11, CavTom2PMs-1.0:
- the LOC132166548 gene encoding CASP-like protein 1F1 — translation MDGTESKFPQNPPKKTQKIVLGVQIGLRILVIATALAATWVMLTSRQSTEIFGITFDARYSYSSTCKFFAFANAVACAFVLLSLLFVLFFCRQGPNPSNHYYLFLHDLFMMSLVLAGCAAATAEGFIGRYGNSHAGWTPICDHFGKFCNKMTTSVILSYLSLSFLFMLTIISASKSRQIQVSSSLI, via the exons ATGGATGGCACTGAATCCAAATTTCCACAGAACCCACCTAAGAAAACCCAAAAGATTGTCCTTGGAGTCCAAATTGGCTTGAGAATTTTGGTAATTGCGACTGCATTGGCTGCAACGTGGGTGATGCTCACTAGCAGGCAATCGACAGAGATTTTTGGCATCACCTTTGATGCTCGATATAGCTACTCCTCTACTTGCAA GTTCTTTGCTTTTGCAAATGCTGTCGCATGTGCCTTCGTTCTGCTGTCCTTGCTCTTTGTCTTATTTTTCTGTCGTCAAGGCCCAAACCCTTCCAACCACTACTACTTGTTCCTACATGATTTG TTTATGATGTCGTTGGTTCTTGCCGGGTGCGCGGCTGCGACAGCTGAAGGGTTCATCGGACGGTATGGGAACAGCCATGCGGGTTGGACTCCAATTTGTGATCACTTTGGCAAATTCTGTAACAAAATGACGACTTCTGTCATACTCTCTTACTTGTCTCTCTCCTTCTTATTTATGCTTACTATCATCTCTGCTAGCAAGTCTAGACAGATTCAGGTTTCGAGCTCCTTGATTTAG